Proteins from a genomic interval of Medicago truncatula cultivar Jemalong A17 chromosome 3, MtrunA17r5.0-ANR, whole genome shotgun sequence:
- the LOC112420297 gene encoding uncharacterized protein has translation MRNVNDDHSTELYHSTALPVDQGIAPGMQFHNKNDCILAIKFYHMKKSTDYIVKKSDPERYVIKCKDTKCGFKLRASWRKKTDKWEIGKMNDHTCVSTEMTQDHHKLSYNVICESVKSLLHMDTSITVKVIIAHIREKFNYTVSYRKAWRARNKAIESIYGNWEESYQELPQWLMVMEKDLPGTIIDFQTDPSTEVVNEIVFKRLFWAFRPCISSFEFCKPIVQIDATWLYGKYKGTLLLVVAQDGNNKIFPIAFAIVEGETKEAWSFFLKNLRQHVTPQPNICLISDRHVSIKSAYDDPHNGWHDAPTSHVFCVRHIAQNFMRSFKDGELKKKVEGMGYAMNILTFEYYRSEIVVADRKALAWVDNIPKQKWTQSHDDGRRWGHMTGNLVESQNNVYKGIRGLPITAIVKASYYRLAALFAKRGHEAAARVNSCEPFS, from the exons ATGCGCAACGTCAATGATGACCACTCAACTGAACTTTATCATTCAACGGCTCTTCCGGTCGATCAAGGTATTGCCCCGGGGATGCAATTTCATAACAAGAATGATTGCATTCTCGCAATTAAATTTTATCACATGAAAAAATCAACGGATTATATTGTGAAAAAATCAGATCCTGAAAGGTATGTCATCAAATGTAAAGATACAAAATGTGGTTTCAAATTGCGGGCCTCGTGGAGGAAAAAAACTGATAAATGGGAGATTGGGAAAATGAATGATCATACATGTGTCTCAACAGAAATGACGCAAGATCATCACAAACTTAGTTACAATGTGATATGTGAAAGTGTTAAATCACTACTACATATGGATACTTCAATTACAGTGAAGGTTATAATTGCACACATCCGAGAGAAGTTTAATTACACAGTTTCATACAGAAAGGCATGGAGAGCACGGAATAAGGCGATTGAATCAATTTATGGTAATTGGGAAGAGTCTTATCAAGAACTACCACAGTGGTTGATGGTCATGGAAAAAGATTTGCCAGGAAcaataattgattttcaaaCAGACCCATCAACAGAAGTGGTAAATGAGATCGTCTTCAAGCGTCTCTTTTGGGCTTTTCGTCCGTGCATCTCAAGTTTCGAATTCTGCAAACCAATTGTCCAAATTGACGCAACTTGGTTGTATGGTAAATACAAAGGCACATTGTTGTTAGTTGTTGCACAAGATGGGAACAACAAGATATTTCCCATTGCTTTTGCAATCGTGGAAGGGGAGACCAAGGAGGCATGgagtttctttttgaaaaatctaaggcAGCATGTCACCCCACAGCCGAACATATGCCTCATTTCTGATAGACATGTGTCGATAAAGAGTGCGTATGATGATCCACATAATGGATGGCACGATGCTCCAACAAGCCATGTGTTTTGTGTCCGACACATTGCACAAAACTTTATGCGATCGTTCAAGGATGGAGAACTTAAGAAGAAAGTTGAAGGCATGG GTTACGCCATGAACATCCTTACATTCGAATACTATCGTTCTGAAATTGTTGTTGCAGACCGAAAGGCTTTAGCATGGGTCGACAATATTCCCAAACAAAAGTGGACTCAATCACATGATGATGGTCGACGATGGGGCCACATGACGGGTAACTTGGTAGAGTCACAAAACAACGTGTATAAGGGTATTCGAGGACTCCCGATCACAGCTATTGTGAAAGCATCATATTACAGGTTGGCGGCCTTGTTTGCTAAAAGAGGACATGAAGCAGCGGCAAGGGTAAATTCTTGTGAGCCATTCTCATAA
- the LOC25490231 gene encoding cytochrome c oxidase assembly protein COX19 produces MSSGGAFGGNRGLRPVPPEKGVFPLDHMHLCDLDKKEYLNCLKTAGNKSEICRGFSKKYLQCRMEKNLMAKQDLAELGFKEGNAESAVGKTTERIGDQEQ; encoded by the exons ATGAGTTCAG GTGGTGCATTTGGTGGCAACCGAGGGCTCCGTCCGGTGCCTCCAGAGAAGGGAGTTTTTCCATTGGATCACATGCATTTGTGTGACCTG GACAAGAAAGAGTATCTCAACTGCTTAAAGACTGCTGGGAACAAGTCTGAAATATGCAGGGGGTTCTCAAAAAAATATCTGCAATGTCGTATGGAAAA GAACTTGATGGCAAAGCAAGATTTGGCAGAACTTGGTTTTAAGGAAGGTAATGCAGAATCTGCTGTAGGGAAAACTACTGAGAGGATTGGTGATCAAGAGCAATGA
- the LOC25490232 gene encoding cytokinin dehydrogenase 5 → MATVKNNIKNVVTILLTFTICRIIVSEGLTVDQTLTEILHIGLEGEVSTEAAKLEAASLDFGRLSSKGETIAVVRPASANDVARVVKAAYKWQQYFAVSARGHGHSINGQADTRMKGVVIEMGKGGVGIKGPLVWEKEMYVDVWGGELWIHVLKATLEYGLAPMSWTDYLYLSVGGTLSNGGISGQTFNHGPQISNVFELDVVTGKGEVLTCSEDRNSDLFHSVLGGLGQFGIITRARIALQPAPQRVRWIRALYSNFSTFCKDQEFLISLHGKPASQRFDYVEGFVIVDEGLINNWRSSFFSPSNPVKISSLNADGGVLYCLEVTKNYHQGNADSVDEEIQALLKKLDFIDTSVFTTDVPYVDFLDRVHKAELKLRSKGLWDVPHPWLNLFVPKSRIEDFDKGVFKGILGNKTSGPILIYPMNKNKWDHRSSAVTPDEEVFYLVAFLRSALDAETLEHLTNQNRQILGFCHDSKIGVKQYLPHYTTMQEWMDHFGDKWTQFNAMKMQFDPQRILATGQRIFHFEVITKDDM, encoded by the exons aTGGCAACCGTGAAGAACAACATCAAGAACGTTGTTACTATTCTGTTGACATTCACCATATGCCGTATAATTGTATCTGAAGGATTAACAGTGGATCAAACATTAACGGAGATCCTCCACATAGGACTTGAAGGTGAAGTAAGCACGGAGGCCGCTAAATTAGAAGCAGCTTCATTGGATTTTGGGAGGTTAAGCAGCAAAGGAGAGACGATTGCGGTGGTTCGACCAGCGTCGGCCAATGACGTGGCAAGGGTAGTTAAAGCGGCGTATAAATGGCAGCAGTACTTTGCGGTGTCAGCGAGAGGACACGGACACTCAATAAACGGACAAGCGGATACAAGGATGAAAGGAGTGGTGATTGAAATGGGAAAAGGAGGTGTAGGAATTAAGGGTCCTCTAGTTTGGGAGAAAGAAATGTATGTGGATGTTTGGGGTGGTGAATTATGGATACATGTTCTGAAGGCAACATTGGAGTATGGGTTAGCACCTATGTCTTGGACTGATTACTTGTATTTGTCTGTGGGTGGTACTCTATCTAATGGTGGTATTAGTGGCCAAACCTTCAATCACGGTCCTCAAATCTCCAATGTTTTTGAGCTAGATGTAGTTACAG GAAAGGGTGAGGTGTTGACGTGTTCAGAAGATCGTAATTCAGACTTGTTCCATTCTGTTCTTGGTGGTCTTGGACAATTTGGAATCATCACAAGAGCTAGAATTGCTCTTCAACCAGCTCCACAAAGA gTTCGTTGGATACGAGCTTTGTACTCGAATTTTTCAACCTTTTGCAAGGACCAGGAGTTTCTCATCTCTCTACATGGGAAACCAGCGAGCCAGAGATTCGACTATGTTGAAGGTTTTGTGATAGTGGACGAAGGACTTATCAATAATTGGAGGTCTTCCTTTTTTTCACCGAGTAATCCTGTTAAAATCAGTTCCCTTAATGCTGACGGAGGTGTTTTGTACTGTTTGGAGGTGACCAAAAACTACCACCAAGGAAATGCTGATTCTGTTGATGAG GAGATACAAGCTCTATTGAAAAAGTTAGATTTTATAGACACATCAGTGTTCACAACGGACGTGCCTTATGTGGATTTCCTGGATCGTGTACATAAGGCAGAACTCAAACTTAGATCCAAGGGTTTATGGGACGTTCCCCATCCATGGCTCAATCTTTTTGTTCCAAAATCAAGGATAGAAGATTTTGATAAGGGTGTATTCAAGGGCATTTTGGGAAATAAGACAAGTGGGCCTATTCTCATCTACCCTATgaacaaaaacaa gtgggaCCATCGGAGCTCGGCGGTGACACCAGACGAGGAGGTGTTTTACCTGGTGGCATTTCTGAGATCAGCTTTGGATGCTGAGACACTGGAGCACCTGACTAATCAGAACCGTCAGATCCTGGGATTCTGTCATGATTCGAAGATAGGGGTTAAACAGTACCTACCCCATTACACAACAATGCAGGAGTGGATGGACCACTTTGGAGATAAATGGACCCAATTCAATGCCATGAAGATGCAATTCGACCCTCAACGAATCTTAGCAACAGGCCAGCgaatatttcattttgaagtCATTACTAAGGATGACATGTAA